The following coding sequences lie in one Arachis hypogaea cultivar Tifrunner chromosome 4, arahy.Tifrunner.gnm2.J5K5, whole genome shotgun sequence genomic window:
- the LOC112797516 gene encoding protein BPS1, chloroplastic, which translates to MLSQNLPHQLPHKVKPQVSAFPNSETLYAKHQNETLSQLFIDLDRFDSSSSKTSKMSRPQEPHRPFFPFGNPFRMISPKGSTLSPQLLAVLHAFEVTLGERLKKLMPKSNDEILSLSWMTLAMQMLSETHNDIKTLIADLDLPVHDWDEKWIDVYLDISVKLLDICIAFSSELSRLNQGNLLLQCALHNLNSSSPKQFTRAQSSLDGWKKHIDSRNPRIEKCDGILDNLVGSLDLPKVKKSPKGKVLMQAMYGVKVQTVFVCSVFAAAFSGSTKKLIDLDVAEIYTWAPEFKSLQNLVNEEVRVRFSSGRFTVLKELEAVDSAVKELYPIIPDVMEPIETELDLKTVEQLGRVTEKLSEGLDLLAKGVDGFFQVVLSSRDALLSNLRSGGTVYDRGSGGNIGVQAVN; encoded by the exons ATGTTATCACAGAATCTCCCTCACCAGCTACCTCACAAAGTTAAGCCTCAAGTCTCAGCTTTTCCCAATTCAGAGACTCTATATGCAAAACACCAAAACGAAACCCTAAGTCAACTTTTTATCGATCTCGATCGATTCGATTCTTCTTCAAG TAAAACATCTAAAATGAGCCGTCCCCAGGAACCACACAGACCATTCTTTCCTTTTGGAAATCCTTTCCGGATGATATCACCTAAAGGATCTACCTTGTCTCCTCAACTTCTGGCAGTATTACATGCCTTTGAGGTAACTCTGGGAGAAAGGCTGAAAAAGCTTATGCCCAAAAGCAATGATGAGATACTCAGTTTATCTTGGATGACTTTGGCTATGCAAATGCTTAGTGAGACTCATAATGATATTAAAACCCTCATAGCAGATCTTGATCTTCCTGTTCATGATTGGGATGAAAAATGGATAGACGTGTACTTGGACATCAGTGTAAAATTGCTAGATATATGCATTGCATTTAGTTCTGAGTTATCACGCCTGAACCAGGGTAATCTTTTACTTCAATGTGCATTGCATAATTTGAATTCTTCCTCTCCAAAGCAGTTTACCCGAGCTCAATCTTCACTTGATGGTTGGAAGAAGCATATTGATTCTAGGAACCCTAGGATTGAAAAATGTGATGGAATCTTGGATAATCTTGTTGGGTCACTTGATCTGCCAAAGGTCAAAAAGTCTCCCAAGGGGAAGGTTTTGATGCAAGCTATGTATGGAGTAAAGGTTCAGACAGTATTTGTATGTAGTGTATTTGCAGCGGCTTTTTCAGGCTCGACTAAGAAGTTGATAGATTTGGATGTGGCTGAAATATATACATGGGCTCCAGAATTTAAAAGTTTGCAAAATCTTGTAAATGAGGAAGTTAGAGTTAGATTTTCTAGTGGGCGATTTACTGTGTTGAAGGAGTTGGAAGCAGTTGATTCTGCTGTTAAGGAATTATACCCTATTATCCCTGATGTGATGGAACCCATTGAGACAGAATTGGATCTGAAGACTGTTGAGCAATTAGGCAGAGTGACGGAGAAGCTTTCAGAAGGATTAGATCTTCTTGCAAAAGGAGTGGATGGCTTTTTCCAAGTGGTCTTGAGCAGTCGTGATGCCTTACTATCTAATCTTAGATCAGGTGGAACTGTCTATGATCGTGGCTCCGGGGGTAATATAGGTGTGCAAGCAGTCAATTGA